The proteins below are encoded in one region of Apostichopus japonicus isolate 1M-3 chromosome 22, ASM3797524v1, whole genome shotgun sequence:
- the LOC139964209 gene encoding spliceosome RNA helicase DDX39B, translating to MADNEQELLDYEELEEGTETQEAGGDAPQQQKKEVKGTYVSIHSSGFRDFLLKPELLRAIVDCGFEHPSEVQHECIPQAILGMDVLCQAKSGMGKTAVFVLATLQQLEPVDGQVSVLVMCHTRELAFQIAKEYERFSKYLNNIKVGVFFGGLNIKKDEETIKTNCPHIVVATPGRLLALGRQKILNLKHIKHFVLDECDKMLDQLDMRRDVQEIFRMTPHEKQVMMFSATLSKEIRPVCKKFMQDPMEVYVDDETKLTLHGLQQYYVKLKDNEKNRKLFDLLDVLEFNQVVVFVKSVVRCTALAGLMIEQNFPAIAIHRGMKQEERLAKYTQFKNFQKRILVATNLFGRGMDIERVNIVFNYDMPESSDTYLHRVARAGRFGTKGLAITFVADEEDAKILNEVQDRFDVNIGELPEEIDISSYIEQV from the exons ATGGCAGATAACGAACAAGAGCTTTTAGATTATGAGGAGCTTGAAGAGGGAACTGAAACTCAAGAGGCAGGTGGTGATGCACCCCAGCAACAGAAGAAGGAAGTCAAAGGAACTTATGTCTCCATTCACAGTTCTGGTTTCAGAGATTTCCTACTAAAGCCTGAGTTGCTTCGAGCCATTGTCGACTGCGGTTTTGAACATCCTTCAGAGG TTCAGCATGAGTGTATCCCACAGGCCATTCTGGGTATGGATGTACTCTGCCAAGCAAAGAGTGGTATGGGTAAAACAGCAGTGTTTGTCCTGGCTACTTTACAACAGTTAGAACCAGTTGATGGTCAG GTCTCCGTCCTGGTCATGTGTCACACTCGAGAGTTGGCCTTTCAGATTGCCAAGGAGTATGAACGTTTCAGCAAGTACTTAAATAACATCAAAGTGGGTGTGTTCTTTGGCGGTCTCAACATCAAGAAAGATGAAGAGACCATCAAAACTAATTGTCCTCACATTGTGGTGGCCACACCCGGTAGATTGCTAGCCCTCGGCAGACAGAAGATCCTGAATCTGAAGCATATCAAACATTTCGTCCTGGATGAATGCGACAAAATGCTTGATCAGCTTG ACATGAGGCGGGATGTGCAGGAAATCTTCCGAATGACTCCACACGAGAAGCAAGTGATGATGTTCAGTGCCACACTCAGCAAGGAGATTCGACCAGTCTGCAAGAAATTCATGCAAGAT CCGATGGAAGTCTACGTTGATGACGAGACCAAATTGACCCTACACGGCCTGCAGCAGTATTATGTGAAACTGAAGGACAACGAGAAGAACAGGAAGTTGTTTGATCTTTTGGATGTGCTTGAATTTAACCAG GTTGTGGTGTTTGTGAAGAGTGTGGTGAGATGCACAGCTCTGGCAGGTTTGATGATTGAGCAGAACTTTCCAGCCATCGCAATCCACAGGGGTATGAAACAGGAAGAGAG ATTGGCCAAGTACACACAGTTCAAGAACTTCCAGAAGCGTATCCTGGTAGCTACCAATCTGTTTGGGCGCGGAATGGATATTGAACGAGTCAACATCGTTTTCAACTATGACATGCCAGAGAGTTCTGATACTTACCTCCACAGG GTTGCAAGAGCTGGCAGGTTTGGCACTAAAGGTTTGGCAATTACGTTTGTAGCAGATGAAGAAGATGCCAAGATCCTTAATGAAGTACAGGACAGGTTTGACGTCAACATCGGAGAGCTCCCTGAAGAAATTGACATCTCCTCTTACA TTGAACAAGTTTAA
- the LOC139964207 gene encoding sarcosine dehydrogenase, mitochondrial-like: protein MWRRLQTLQRLTHRYHGTPFQRQRGSNNCNYGNRALSSKPESGVPYKTLKSDKKTAPKVIPQEADVVIIGGGSIGCSTLYHLTKLGITNAVLLERDQLTAGTTWHTAGLVWRLRPSDIEVELLNYMRHLVRDVLEEETGVVPGWIENGGLFIASTKERLDEYKRLGTIGKVYGVESYVLSPKETKDLYPLMNVDDLYGTLYSPGDGVIDPAGYCTALSRAATRAGAKVITDCPVTGIQVGIDDFGVKRVQGVETEFGSIKAPIVVNCSGVWSPHIGKMADVSVPLVAMHHAYVVTERIEGIQNMPNVRDHDASVYLKLQGDALSVGGYESNPVFWDDVKNDFAFSLFELDWDIFSQHVEGAVNRVPVIGQTGVKSTVCGPESFTPDHKPLMGESPELRGFYLGCGYNSSGMMLGGGCGKELAHWVVHGRPELDMYSYDIRRFSQGMVRNGRWLKETSHEAYAKNYSMVFPHDEQLAGRNIRKDVLHQILEDAGCHFQTRLGWERPGYFLTTGTAPVKDYDYYGSYDHPQHEMYEYGQRLEDDYSFDFPKHHDLIENECLTCRNGVAAFNMSYFGKYYLTGPDAQRAADWIFSNDVQKPEGSTVYTCILNKAGGVESDLTVSTIAPGDGATSVTPKFDGRGFYIAAAGFSAEHTKTHIKTAIEDQRFNCELQDITEDVCLLSVQGPKSRDVLQALTSSDLSNDSFPFGTSQVVQLAGHTLRAIRLTFVGELGWELHIPKDSTVDVYHAVMKAGAAHGIINAGYRAIDSLSVEKGYRHWHTSLRSNDTALEAGLGFTCKMKTDVPFLGREATAKQKEEGVKNKLACFTIDDHVPLLGLEAIRRNGELVGFLRQGEYGFQIKKSIGYGYVKHPQGSKVTNKFLKDGRYTIERMGEEFPAQIHIKSPFDPENKRIQGIYEDDNEDVLERAS, encoded by the exons ATGTGGAGGAGGCTGCAAACACTTCAACGTCTGACGCATCGGTACCATGGTACCCCATTCCAGAGACAGAGGGGGAGTAACAATTGTAACTATGGTAACAGAGCTTTGAGCAGTAAACCAGAGAGTGGTGTTccatacaaaacattaaaatcaGATAAGAAAACTGCCCCTAAAGTTATACCCCAAGAAGCGGATGTCGTGATCATTGGGGGTGGCTCCATTGGATGTTCAACGCTTTACCATCTCACTAAATTGGGCATCACAAATGCAGTACTGTTGGAACGGGACCAGTTGACTGCTGGGACAACATGGCACACTGCAG GTCTGGTGTGGAGATTACGCCCCTCGGATATCGAAGTAGAGCTTCTGAATTACATGCGCCATCTAGTCAGAGATGTTCTTGAGGAGGAAACAGGTGTGGTACCAGGATGGATTGAGAATGGAGGACTCTTTATAGCATCAACCAAAGAGCGGCTTGACGAGTACAAACGTTTAGGAACA ATTGGAAAAGTTTATGGCGTCGAATCATATGTCCTGTCTCCGAAAGAAACCAAGGATTTGTACCCTTTGATGAATGTAGATGACCTCTACGGTACATTATACAGCCCTGGGGATGGGGTCATCGACCCCGCCGGTTACTGTACAGCTCTGTCCAGGGCAGCTACCAGAGCCGGTGCTAAG GTTATAACTGACTGCCCAGTGACAGGTATTCAAGTCGGAATCGATGACTTTGGGGTCAAGAGAGTTCAAGGAGTGGAGACAGAATTTGGTTCCATTAAAGCTCCGATTGTTGTTAATTGCTCAG GTGTTTGGAGTCCACACATAGGCAAAATGGCGGATGTATCCGTCCCTTTGGTTGCCATGCATCACGCTTACGTGGTCACCGAAAGAATTGAAGGTATCCAGAACATGCCAAACGTGAGGGACCATGATGCATCAGTTTATCTCAAACTTCAAGGTGATGCCTTATCTGTTGGTGGATATGAATCGAATCCAGTATTCTGGGATGAC GTTAAAAACGATTTTGCATTTTCCTTGTTTGAATTGGACTGGGATATCTTCAGCCAGCATGTGGAGGGGGCCGTTAACAGAGTTCCTGTAATTGGTCAGACAGGAGTTAAGTCAACTGTTTGTGGTCCAG AGTCCTTCACTCCGGACCACAAGCCTCTGATGGGAGAATCCCCGGAGCTGAGAGGGTTTTACCTAGGATGCGGGTACAACAGTTCTGGGATGATGCTTGGAGGGGGGTGCGGAAAAGAATTGGCGCATTGGGTGGTCCATGGGAGACCAGAGCTGGACATGTACAGCTATGACATAag ACGATTTTCACAGGGTATGGTGCGAAACGGTCGTTGGCTCAAGGAGACTAGTCATGAAGCGTATGCCAAAAACTATTCGATGGTATTCCCTCACGACGAACAGTTAGCAGGCAGGAACATTAGAAAGGACGTGCTGCATCAG ATCCTTGAAGACGCTGGCTGCCATTTTCAGACCAGGCTAGGATGGGAAAGGCCAGGATATTTCTTAACAACTGGAACTGCCCCA GTTAAAGATTATGATTATTACGGATCGTACGATCATCCTCAACACGAGATGTATGAATACGGTCAGAGACTGGAAGACGACTACTCCTTTGACTTTCCAAAACATCACGACTTG ATAGAAAATGAGTGCCTTACCTGCAGGAATGGTGTAGCTGCCTTTAATATGTCATACTTTGGTAAATACTACTTGACCGGTCCAGATGCCCAGAGAGCAGCTGACTGGATATTCAGTAATGACGTCCAGAAACCTGAAG GTTCTACAGTTTATACCTGTATCTTGAATAAAGCTGGAGGGGTCGAAAGTGACCTCACGGTCAGTACCATCGCTCCCGGGGACGGTGCTACCTCAGTGACCCCCAAATTTGACGGTAGAGGCTTTTATATCGCAGCAGCAGGCTTCAGTGCCGAACATACTAAGACTCATATCAAGACTGCCATTGAAGACCAGAGGTTTAACTGTGAACTACAAGACATTACAGAGGACGTTTGTCTACTCAGTGTTCAAGGACCAAAGAG CCGAGATGTCCTTCAGGCCCTGACCTCATCTGACCTTTCCAACGATAGCTTCCCATTTGGAACAAGCCAAGTTGTTCAGCTGGCTGGCCATACCCTGAGGGCAATACGTTTAACCTTTGTCGGTGAGCTTGGATGGGAGTTGCACATTCCAAAGGATTCCACGGTGGACGTTTACCACGCAGTCATGAAAGCAGGGGCAGCACATGGGATAATCAACGCTGGTTACAGGGCTATTGATTCTCTCAGTGTTGAGAAAG GTTACCGACATTGGCATACCAGTCTACGCTCTAACGACACTGCTCTGGAGGCTGGATTAGGTTTCACCTGTAAGATGAAGACCGATGTTCCATTCCTTGGAAGAGAGGCAACGGCAAAACAGAAGGAGGAAGGTGTAAAGAACAAACTAGCTTGTTTCACAATCGATGA tcATGTGCCACTTCTCGGTCTGGAGGCAATCAGGAGAAACGGCGAACTGGTCGGATTCCTACGGCAAGGAGAATATGGCTTCCAGATCAAAAAGAGCATCGGATATGGTTATGTCAAACACCCACAAGGGTCAAAGGTTACCAACAAATTCCTAAAGGATGGGAGATATACCATTGAGAGAATGGGTGAGGAATTCCCTGCTCAGATTCACATCAAATCTCCATTTGATCctgaaaataaaagaattcAGGGAATTTATGAAGATGATAATGAGGATGTCCTAGAACGGGCAAGCTAA
- the LOC139964208 gene encoding medium-chain specific acyl-CoA dehydrogenase, mitochondrial-like — protein MALKLNTMRRAAQALIGSGARYKSSVPGVSSQLGGQTDGINFNISPEQQEYKELAAKFVEDKIIPKAAHYDKTGEYPSDIIEECWNLGLMNTHIPHEYGGLGLGILDACIVTEEMAYGCTGIQTAIEANSLGQMPVILAGNHEQKKKYLGRMMEAPLMCAYGVTEPIAGSDVSGIATRAVKKGDEYILNGSKMWITNGGKANWYFVLARTDDNPLQCPTKAKEFTGFIVERDWPGVEPGRKEWNMGQRASDTRGITFTDVRIPKENVLAVQGAGFKIAMGAFDKTRPPVAAGAVGLAQRAMDEATKYSLERTAFGKKISEFQAVGFILADMAINVEAARLLTQRSAWEIDQGNRNTYFASIAKAFAADIANKCATDAVQVFGGNGFNSDYPVEKLMRDAKIYQIYEGTAQIQRVIISREMLSRARERWS, from the exons ATGGCTCTCAAGTTAAACACCATGAGACGTGCAGCACAG gCGCTGATTGGATCCGGTGCTCGTTACAAATCCTCTGTGCCTGGTGTCTCTTCTCAACTTGGTGGTCAAACAGATGGCATCAATTTCA ATATTTCACCAGAACAGCAAGAGTACAAAGAATTGGCTGCTAAGTTTGTTGAAGATAAAATTATTCCAAAAGCAGCACATTATGACAAAACTGGAGAG TATCCTTCGGACATTATTGAAGAATGCTGGAACCTCGGACTCATGAACACTCATATCCCCCATGAGTATG GTGGCCTTGGGTTGGGCATTCTTGATGCTTGCATCGTTACAGAAGAAATGGCCTACGGTTGTACAGGAATCCAGACGGCCATAGAGGCTAATTCTCTGGGG CAAATGCCGGTAATCTTGGCAGGAAATcatgaacaaaagaagaaatacCTCGGCCGTATGATGGAAGCCCCTCTGATGTGT GCATATGGTGTGACTGAACCCATAGCAGGATCCGATGTGTCCGGAATTGCGACCCGAGCGGTCAAGAAGGGAGACGAATACATCCTCAACGGTAGTAAAATGTGGATCACCAACGGAGGCAAGGCCAACTGGTACTTTGTGCTGGCTCGAACCGATGACAACCCTCTCCAGTGTCCGACCAAGGCCAAAGAATTCACCGGTTTTATCGTGGAGAGAGATTGGCCTGGAGTAGAGCCAGGTAGAAAG GAATGGAACATGGGACAGAGAGCTTCAGACACAAGAGGGATCACTTTCACAGATGTCCGAATTCCAAAGGAAAATGTTCTGGCGGTACAGGGTGCCGGGTTCAAGATAGCTATGGGGGCCTTTGATAAGACCAGGCCACCT GTTGCTGCTGGGGCCGTTGGTTTGGCTCAAAGAGCAATGGACGAAGCAACCAAATATTCATTGGAGAGAACAGCATTCGGAAAGAAAATCTCTGAG TTCCAGGCCGTGGGATTCATTCTGGCGGACATGGCCATCAATGTGGAGGCAGCTCGTCTCCTCACCCAGCGCTCGGCCTGGGAGATCGACCAGGGTAACAGGAACACATACTTTGCCTCCATCGCAAAGGCCTTCGCGGCGGACATCGCAAACAAGTGCGCCACCGATGCGGTACAAGTCTTTGGCGGGAATGGCTTCAACAGCGACTACCCGGTGGAGAAGCTCATGAGAGATGCCAAGATTTATCAG